The Citrus sinensis cultivar Valencia sweet orange chromosome 4, DVS_A1.0, whole genome shotgun sequence DNA segment GggtataataaaaaagtgagTTCAAATTAATGTCAAATTAAACCAAGCcatgataaattattgaataaatcaaatttgatgcGAGAATTAGTATTCTCTAAACccatgaaaaaataaaggcTAATGAACTTGGAATTGATGTGATGTCCTGAAATCCAAGATCTTGAACAAGCTTAAGAAGAGCAAGAACATCTCAGAAGTAGCAGTGGCCGTGGAGCCCCGCGCGACTCTTCTAGTTAAACTCACAACTCTCCAGGACCAGGAGAGGTTTCCAGTTCAACTTTCTAAATCTCGGTCCAGTCTCCTCGGATGTCGATCTCATGGCATCTTGCACGATGCGCTCCGAAGCGAAGCGAACAAGACTCTTGACATGCAAATTCCTCAGGATTACATTACAATATGACATGCCTGATTGCATGGATGCCCAAGCCACAATTACCCTGcattaattatgtgtgtttgtgtgtgttaCTTGGGAGTGGCTGGAAACTTACAAGAGCTGTTACGAATCAAATTCATTACTCGAAACCAGAGCACTGGCAGAACCGTTACGTAAATGGACTTGGATTCAAGTTGTTCTTAGTAAGATGCATGCATATTCAGTATTTGCCCAcgaacaatatttatttagtttctggCAATCTGTTAAGATTTATTTGGAACAAGGTTCCATTACTAGATAGTAGTCGCTTTCtgttgttttgtattttgcaCATTACAGTACATCAACAGCAACATTGAaatagcattaaaaaaaaattatttaatgttcAGCCAATATTGATATTGGAccgtaataattttttcatacaCAGAAGGAAACTAAGATTTGTTACTTTCCATTAAAGAAGGCCAAGTTCTATCCCATgtgacaatttttttccttttttcactTTAGAGGGGAATTCATTTAGTATTACTCTTGAGTCTTGACTATCTCTTCAAAGACAAGCTAGATAAAGTTGCTTAGGATTCTTTAGAGCTAGCGGTTCTTGAGCTAACAAATCTTAGAGAAATAGGCgttattttgacttttttttggggggaaagaaaaaaatacgaCAGTAAAAAGGAGAATAACATGGTAGTGTTCGTATGTTGGCGAAGCAGAGGAAACTTCTTTCATTTGCATTGAGAATTCAATTCACTCAAACATAACTTATGGTAAAAATTATTCCTACctgtataaataatttcaagttttagataaattatacaaaactCGCACTTCCTATTCGAATATAAAGATGACAAAGAGGTATGAATTAGAGGATGtagaaatcaaaatcaaaactcagGAAGCAAAGAAATGATAGAGATACAGAAAGTTGACAAGAGATAAGCTTACACCCAAACGAATAACTCAATGGATAAAACTGAAGGATGTGCCAAGAAGCTGCCAAACTTTCCACTGTGAACTTCAAAACAAagcaatgaaaaaaatgacaatGGTCTGTGATTTCTTTACAATTTCACAAGCACCCGCAAGTATCTTTCAAAAGTAAGTCATCTTCAGGCTTTGGCTATTTGTTACCGCCGAAACTTAATCTCCTGCCAATCTTCTTGAGCTTGCTTTCATCAACAAAACTGTAAGCATTCAATCATCACTTCATCACTGAATATTACTTTCTTTTGATGTCCTCTTCAGCAATATGTACCGAGCAACCAAAGAAGTTAAGAGTAAAGAATCATAATGAATTAAACCCACCATTTCATCACTTTAGTATCTCATTCTTCTCTCCTAGATTGACGCTCCCATTTTCTGATAACCTCTAGCAATATTTGATTCCATGTATCTATAGGCCCAGGCAAACACCAATGAACACAATCATTCTGTACATGCTCTTGAACTCCATTAGCAAATGGATTTGGATACATATAAGGCCCTGGATGACCATCTGGCCTCATTAACGATAATTTGGTCACATCCAATGCTTCTAATCTCAACCCCTTAAATTGCTTGGCATTCTCTTTGGCCAATTCCACTTCTTCAACTTCAATATGCCTCATCTCCGCAtccattccttcaagcaacttcTCCCCCTCCTTATAAGGCGTGGTCTTAGGACAAGCACCAGCCTTATCCCATTCACCTTCAAAATGTGATGGAGAAAATGTGGTTAAAAACACATCTATAAAATCTCCACTAGACCCTCTTCTTTCAGTTATTGTTTTGAGGGTGGTCTTTAAAGCCTTCCTCAAAACATCATAGAATCCAATCTCAGTGTGATTAAGTCCAGGACAATAATGACAACCCAGTACAGAATCTCCCTCTAAATACACAGCTGGATGCAAGAACCAATGACCAAGAGATAAAACAATCATATCAATTTGATCCAAATCAGCAGCCCACCTCTCATCGACATGATCCACATACAATTTGTTATGATCTGGACCAGTTTTAGATTTCTCAACACCCTTAACTAAAAATGGTGACCAATAAACAGAAACAGTAACGTTATGAGCATCAAAATGCCATCTCCTAAACTTGTTATCTTCACCATCTCGATAAACAAGATTGGGCACAGAAACTGTGGATAACATGCAAAGAAGAGACTCCAATTGATTCCTAGCCATAGAGTCACCAACAAAAGCTAAATGTTTGTTACGGAGAAAATCAAGAAATGCGTTGGGATCAAACCTAGGAAGCTTGCATAGCCTTGGTTTCCACCTCCAGTAGAGGTAACCCAAGTCAGGTCTTCCATGAGTGATGCAGTTTTGACCTTCCTTGATTGTACCGCAGGTAGTCCCATTGTACAAAGGTCCCATTTTGTCATGAACCCATTTGCCAATAGTGTAGTCACAAGGAGTTTCATCATCATGATCAGCTCTTTCCTTTTCTGCAAAACAAACAGAACAATGTGAAACAAAAACTCTTGTTAGTGCTAAAACATTAGGCCGTATAAATTATAAGAGAAAAGGACACATTTTGAGCCACTGCATGTACCTTGAGcgagagaagaagaagttaaAGATAACGATGATGTTGAAGAAGAAgcggaagaagaagaagtgaTGATGAGGGATTTGGTGTGAGGGAGTTGATCAGAAGCAGAATGGAAGTATAAGTGAAGAGGGTAAAGGTACAACCGAAAAATGGCTACAGAGAGGACTGCATAAAAGGTCCAAGGTAATAACTTCTTGGCAATTGAATGAGGAGGATACAAGTAATCTTTGCCCattttttagaaacaaaaaaggactttgtttcttttttttcttttgaactGATAACGTTTTTTTAGTTTCCTATTAAATCGAGGCTCTAGATTGAAGCCCAGAAAAGCTGTGGGAGTTGCAATAACAGTTGTCGTTCTTCCTGACTTTTTGAGTTTGAGTTGgcaagagaagagagagagagagagagagagagagagcgctAGGCAGCTTCGCTAGTTCTTTGTTGGGTGATAAAAGAGTCAAAGTAAGCATTGAGAATCCCATGTCATGTGTGGTTTGGTTTGGCCAactaattattgatttttgtgGAAACAAATGATGTGGCCTGGGGTAATATTCGGCTTCGTCCCCTCAAGATTTGGGTCCTTCCACTTTAATAGATTGTATAACTGTATCTTTACTTTGCACCCCTAGTGTTAGCATAAAGTTTAGTGTGAGTTTAGCATGTGAGGACAAGTTATTAGCTTCAAGCTAAATCGATTAaatattcaaacattttttaatttttacactTTAGAAACCGCATTATGTCTGAAACACTTTATAACCCATGGGGTAAGCACAGAAGCATGCTAAGATCTAATGTTTTTTTTGGTAACAAAAACTATGCTCTTGTCTTTCATCTTCTCAAACCAAGCCACAAAACTAAGAACCTACtataattattcataaatGCATTGAAGAAATCTATTGTTGCTAGTAACATAATGATGGCAAAACAATCTGAATCGATCATGTTGGGAACCAATTCAAGAACTTTAATTGAATCGACGGTCGTCGATGAATATCAATGACAATATAAAGTTCATGGAATTTCAAGTATTTGAACTTGTCGTTTATGAGATGAATATTTGTTGATTGAGAGTAGAGATTGAGATGGATTATGAATGAGAGAATGCTGAGATGATTTTATTGTGAGTGAACAATGTTTCTTAGCTTTTATTTGTGATGAAAATTTCCATCAAATTACTTGTGAATATTGGATTAAGAGATGATGAATTTATAGCCATCAACTCTGCCAATATAGCCATTTGATTCATCGATAATATTGTCAggattaattcttattttctaattttttattttttattttttatttttttggtgattcagcaaatgaaaattaatatgtaCATTTCATTATGTTTACAGACTTTAGCTCCAAATTCGTCAATAATCTATAGGCCAGTATGCATCTTCtcaaatattgttttattgatgCGAGGGTATCTTGATAATTTATTCAGTCAATAAGCAGTCAAAATTGATGGAATACTAACGGTAAGGGTGCAAATAGAGAAACACTTATACAATCTATCAAAGTGAACGCACTCCGAACCTCAGGGACGAAACAGAAAATTAGCCGCTGTGGCCTGTGGGTGGTGCTTTCGAGTTTTTGTCGTGGaatgttaattataataacactaaaattataaacatgcTCTTCTTGAGTCTTGTCTTCATCCCCGTTGGAACGTGCGGTGGTActtactgtttttttttttctctccttcCCTCTTTTCTTTGCCCCTTTGTTTTATTGCGTATAAAATTGGCACCCAGGCCATATTCACGTTAGAGAGAGCATAAGtccaaaattaatcaattttttattattcattattgAAGAGGAAATTGTTGGTTTTGCAATgccttttattgttaaaaaaaaaaggtggggGGAAACAGATGCCACCCCATATCCTATCCCGTTGAGATTATGCCAAAGTCAGACAACCCAAATACGAAACGCCGTTTACTCATTCAAAATAAGAAAGTTAGCATTTATCAGCCATTAATTTGAGTTTCTTTTTACATAATTGCATGCTACCTACTTTTCTAagcgtttactttttccttacccacccccccaaaaaaaaaaaatcagaaacattatgtattttcattttgattttagttttCGAAGGTGTTGAAAAAACAGAACGTTTCCGGCAACATTTTGAACAAAACAATAAGTTTTGAAGCGTATGAAGGATATTGCAATATGCAGTAACTGGGTAGCCAAGagaaataaccaatgttgtTGTTTTCATCTAATAAAATAGGAAAAACGTTAAAGAGCACGAGCGAGCATTTACTTAAAACTAATGCCAATGCAAGATATATATAACATTGTTTTGCagttaaaatagaaaattcaaGGTTAATGAGATTGTTATTCTATAAATTCACTCCACTCGTTTGTTATTTGTCaggtaaatttttaaattattctttcgtgaaataataattttttaaattagacaGGTGCTAAGTTATATGGAGAATCCTCTAAATTATTGTATAATCCTTAATTGATCATTCCtaacaaaaatgaaagaagacaaatgctatgttacaattaatgtaacatacacactcaacaacaaccacacaaattatGTGGGTCCATTATTTATGTGATTGTTGTTGAAtatgtatgttacattaattgtaacatagggACTCCcgtgaaagaaacaaaattaagactTGTAGCATAATGTATAGGAGCAGTAGGTTCAAGATAGGAGGCGggtaattcaaaattaacaattatttatgGATGTCcgataaaataaagtaatgtGATTAGTTTTCATGAAACCTGACTGGCGCATAATGTAAATGCGTGTACGAAAAACACAAATGTTTCCTTCCCCACATCGCATCACATCACATCACATCCTACCTAGAATCCCAATCCCCCGTaagagaaaattacaacacAACCCACTTCAGCAAACCCACCCGTGCCGTAAATTCCTCCCCAATCAAAATTTGTGAAAAGTTGTGATACAGAtgggaaaataaattaaagaatgcTCAGCATCATAGTCATACATAATCCATGCATTCATCTTCGCTTTACATGaatgtgattatttttacatgtGATTCATCATTCACAGCTACGTACCATCaagttttttctcttctttttttttttttaataaataataataataataataataataataataataataataataataaattgattcaATGTCGgcagataaataaaatttataaaccaaCCAGCCTTTaatctttgaatttttcttcgattaaaagatataaatattatgCTATGCTTGAATCAACAAAATTAGAAACgtttcaaagaaaataaataaataaataagaagaaataaGGATTGATAGAAGACTCTGTACAGTTCAAGTCATTTGaactttcaaattaattaacaagcGACCAAATCCCAATAAACTCTGCAGTCTGCATTAAAATAgttatataatattacataTGAAGGTTCAAACTAAAAATAGACCAAATTCACTTGTGAATCGTTCATTTTACGGTGTAATCCGTTCATTATAACATTACAAGCACAAGAAAATACTATAATCCATCAATTTCGTTtacatttaattatattcttcATACCACTAGCTgctaaatagaaaaaaaaaatcattatttttaatctgcACACCactattaaatataaaaaattcaaattaatcaGACGCATTGTAGTCGTAGtcacaaatgaaatgaatCTGCGGTGGATCTGTAAAGTCTGATATtctaagaaataataataatattaattgttgaGGACATAGAGACCCCATGATCTGTCATGTACCAAAACACACATGCATGCTTCAGCTTCACCGACATAAACATAATAGTTTTGATCCGCTCCTCATCTCGAATCGAATGGTCAACATTCAACAGTTACACTTTGAAGTTTATacatatagagagagagagagagacacacacacacacacgcttagagctggcaaaacgggTCATTGGATCGTATTCATGTCGTGtcagtagggatggcaattgtacctGCAAACCTGCAAACCcgcccaaacccacccgctAAAACCCGCCCGTTGCGGGTAACTTTATCCGTTGcgggcgggtttagtattataaattaaaatccgCACATGGATGcaggtgggtttggtattaaccttatacccggtggatacccgcatggatatccaccaaaccctcaataatttttttcaaatatttttaatttaatttaaatataaaaatatataaagaaaataatataattaatcaaattactaAATAGCCAAAGGCTtaaagttgtgtatgtgtgtatatggCTCATCtcctattctaaagtcataacctaaagaaaactaaagacatttcccttcgaattagtatttgaaaatattaatcttaattattattataggcattgtgttggatgggtgcttatagtggtgaataaaatgaatatcttctcttggatcttgttttaaatgataatatgaaatgtaattattatttttagatattagtttgtgctttttaaatagatttgtgtaatttatacttaaatttgagaatttgtgttgaattgatgtgaaaattttacttttttatttatattgtttaaatataaaattgaatatgttatatggaatttgaggttattattataaatttttatattaaaaatttgtgattttaaatacggaaacccgcaaaaaatccgccggataccattgcgggtttggtaattgttaaaacccgctacgggtgggtttttttaaaaaaattaaaacccgttGCGGGTTGCgggcgggtttggtaatttaaattttgtgcgggtttgggtttggtaatggcaaacccgctgcgggcggtgcccattgccatccctacgtGTCAgcttcgtgtcgtgtcaaatttaggtcgacccaaacccgacccatttaataatcgtgtcaaaatattgagacccaaacccgacacggaaaaataatcgggttattcaataacccgtttaatatttatatattgaataaaagttatatcaaatatttacatactatcatacatacgtatgtacatacatacatatatacataatttatcgatattataaaatatacatatctatcaatatattacacatttacactattgaggttttaattatatatatatatatatatataatattatatatcaatattataaaatatacatgtctattaatttttacacatttacactattgaagctctaaatgtatttaaaattttataaataaaacattgtgtttatattcaccattttaaagaataaaaaaaattatctctaatatttgagttttaatgataagaatatgtaaattattttaaaatagaaaatataatcgggtcattgatcgggtaaatgggtcaagaattttaacccaaacccgacacgaaaaaaaatcatgttgacccggacccgatccatttaataatcgcGTTAAATTTGACGacccatacccatttatttatgtcgtgttcgtgtcgggtAATCGGATTGTGTCAAATTTTACCAGCTCTACACACACTAATTAATCAGATCAATTGAAATCGCGCATACATACCCACAGcatcttatttttcaataggAAGATTATTCGAATGGTGCGCGCatataataagatttatttatatcttaTATCATCATAGAAGCATGGTCGTGGTGGCGACTGGTGATGTGAAGTGGTGAATAAAAATAGGaataaaaatgtgaaaaatgtAACGAATATCGAGCTGCTCTAATGGGCGACTGACTGTATGCGCACGTGTATGTGTGCGCGAAAGTGGCAGTTGCAAATAAAGAGTGAAGATTCCTGAGAGTGGTGCGGTGATGCTGGTGCCGCATTATTAAAGCCATAAATGAATGAACAAATGTACATCTTCACGCCTGGGAAGAGCGGTGGCCAGCTCTCATCTGTCCTCTCAGAAAGGTGATGTCCACCAACCAACCAAAAGGGGACCACTCTACCCTGCTGCTCTTTGTTTTGTAATTGACTGCTTTGTATTCTTCGTAATTAAAAAGTTGCCCCACTttgatttgcatttttttgAATTGCCAATTGCCAATGCCGAGCTCACCATGTCCTCCCCTGCATTTTAGGCCATGAGTTTGAGTTTGCTACTTGCTAGATAGAGTTCgcttcactttttttttttttttttgctaaatAAAGTAGacatcttttttaaatattaatgaaaataaaaaaacgtTGAGCTGATGACCGAAAAGCTGTACAAATTTTTAAGTTGAgattcaatatatttttgagttatatattatttaaagttatttggaaatttaaaagtaCCTACCCATCATATGGTACCGTCCATGATATAGAACCTGATCGGCTAACACTACTCCGCAGATCGCTGCAGTTTTGGTAGAAATCAAAAGCAACGATACTCTAAAAACAGATTTTAgatactttaataaaaataaggattataaataattaagaaaaaaaaaaaagaagggcaAAGACAGAGACAAAAACCAACCATTCTcatcaaataagaaataaaaagaaaatggaattaGTAAAGACATTCCCGCATGTAGCAGTAGCACCATCCTCGTCTTTCGCATCTAAATTAATGTCGTCAATCTATGCAATCCCAAATCCCCATCCAACTTGTAGTAGTACCCGTATCTTCTGAAGATTTTTCAGTATTTTTATTCTACCACATCTACTCAATACAAGTATAatacatgtatttatttaaaaaaattatcgtataattaattagtatatatttaatagcaacaatctttttcttttttctttcttttatttcttttttttaatttattgacatTCAAGAAGAACCCTTTTTTTGATTGTTATGTTAATACTTTCATTTAGACGCCTTATTTAGCACACCCTATCTTTAGAATTTAGAAGCTCCAAAGACACACGTTTTTCTGACAATTATGATGTTTCATTGGCCAATGTTCATTAATTATGTAGtccaatattaaattaaagtagCGTTCAAGTTCAACTAGTCTCCTTTCCGCCCCTCTCGCCCCTTATACTTAAAATGTAATCCAGCCAGCATGCTTTTGCAGCCTTTCTTCCTCCTGGCAGATGCCAGCTCCGAGGATTAAGTGGCCTTCACAAGCTCCACACTGCGCAGGCTTTTCGAGTGGTAGGCATAACCATGTAAGGCTATTGCCACTTGGGTTGCCGGTTTGgtaaaattagataataataagCACGATCTAATTAGATCacttaagttattaaaataagagataagataaaagataagtacgggatttttttttagtttttcatttattttaatagtttaagAGATTGCCAATTAAATAAtcgtcatatatatatatatatgtatatataatttaatgacATTCTCACTTTAACAAAGTAATGATGTCCTCACTAGAAAACTTCTCatgtatgaaaataaaaatgcggATTTTGTGCGGACATAACTaaatgacccaaaaaaaaaaaaattgacagtTCTTCTCTAATGAGGACATATTCTTTATTAGTAACattttcactttattaaatgaaaatgtatatatatattgtgtgtttgtgtgtgggTGTTTATTCATGTTTAGTAATTTCATATAGGTACAAGATTGGAATTAACATAAAAGTCATTATTGAAGTTTGatgagataaattaaaagggTTGTTGGATTAGATATCATCTAATTAAAACCAGTACAATCTTTTTTATGGCGAAAGTAAG contains these protein-coding regions:
- the LOC102623754 gene encoding xyloglucan O-acetyltransferase 1 translates to MGKDYLYPPHSIAKKLLPWTFYAVLSVAIFRLYLYPLHLYFHSASDQLPHTKSLIITSSSSASSSTSSLSLTSSSLAQEKERADHDDETPCDYTIGKWVHDKMGPLYNGTTCGTIKEGQNCITHGRPDLGYLYWRWKPRLCKLPRFDPNAFLDFLRNKHLAFVGDSMARNQLESLLCMLSTVSVPNLVYRDGEDNKFRRWHFDAHNVTVSVYWSPFLVKGVEKSKTGPDHNKLYVDHVDERWAADLDQIDMIVLSLGHWFLHPAVYLEGDSVLGCHYCPGLNHTEIGFYDVLRKALKTTLKTITERRGSSGDFIDVFLTTFSPSHFEGEWDKAGACPKTTPYKEGEKLLEGMDAEMRHIEVEEVELAKENAKQFKGLRLEALDVTKLSLMRPDGHPGPYMYPNPFANGVQEHVQNDCVHWCLPGPIDTWNQILLEVIRKWERQSRREE